One Podarcis muralis chromosome 1, rPodMur119.hap1.1, whole genome shotgun sequence genomic window carries:
- the NUP35 gene encoding nucleoporin NUP35 isoform X2 yields MKPQDVFMRVQTTTSAPGREVTLTFRPVGSGTEPMTLGSPTSPKPGAGAQFLPGFLMGDLPTPVTPQPRSFSGPSVGVMEVRSPLHAGGSPPQPVVPTHKDKGGAPPVRSIYDEVASPGLGSTPLTSRRPVSFSVTQSPLVGSMPVTPGTGASVFSPATLAQPRKSTMSPAQLDPFYTQGDALTSDDHLDDTWVTVFGFPQASASYILLQFAQYGNILKHVMSNTGNWMHIHYQSKLQARKALSKDGRIFGESIMIGVKPCIDKNVMESTDRCTVSSPSSAFTPPMKTLGTPVQLSSAQRIATMRPLATAYKASTSDYQVVSDRQTPRKDESIVSKALEYMFGW; encoded by the exons GTACTGAGCCAATGACACTGGGTTCCCCTACCTCTCCCAAGCCTGGTGCTGGTGCTCAATTTCTGCCTGGATTTTTGATGGGAGATTTACCAACTCCTGTGACACCACAGCCTCGATCCTTCAGCGGCCCTTCCGTTGGTGTGATGGAAGTGAGGTCACCATTGCATGCTG GTGGATCTCCCCCACAGCCAGTAGTTCCAACACACAAAGATAAAGGTGGTGCTCCACCAGTTAGAAGTATATACGATGAAGTAGCCAGCCCAGGTCTTGGATCAACACCCCTGACTTCAAGAAGGCCC GTCAGCTTTTCGGTGACGCAGAGTCCACTTGTTGGATCTATGCCAGTGACTCCTGGAACAG GTGCCAGTGTGTTCAGTCCAGCGACTCTTGCACAACCCAGGAAGAGCACAATGTCACCAGCTCAACTAGATCCATTCTATACTCAAGGAGATGCCCTAACATCCGATGATCatctagatgacacttgggtaaCAGTGTTTGG GTTTCCTCAAGCATCTGCTTCGTACATCCTACTACAGTTTGCACAGTAtggaaacattttaaagcatGTT ATGTCTAACACAGGGAACTGGATGCATATTCACTATCAGTCAAAATTGCAAGCCCGGAAAGCCTTGAGCAAAGACGGAAGAATTTTTGGTGAATCCATCATGATTGGAGTGAAGCCTTGTATAGATAAA AATGTGATGGAAAGCACAGACAGATGCACTGTATCGTCCCCATCTTCAGCCTTTACGCCACCAATGAAAACACTGGGCACACCAGTGCAGCTTTCAAGCGCTCAAAGAATCGCTACTATGAGACCTCTTGCTACAGCTTATAAAGCATCAACCAGTGACTACCAG gTGGTTTCTGACAGACAGACTCCAAGGAAAGATGAAAGCATTGTCTCCAAAGCTCTGGAATACATGTTTGGCTGGTAG
- the NUP35 gene encoding nucleoporin NUP35 isoform X3, with translation MELSLPSSSSVGTEPMTLGSPTSPKPGAGAQFLPGFLMGDLPTPVTPQPRSFSGPSVGVMEVRSPLHAGGSPPQPVVPTHKDKGGAPPVRSIYDEVASPGLGSTPLTSRRPVSFSVTQSPLVGSMPVTPGTGASYCNLTGASVFSPATLAQPRKSTMSPAQLDPFYTQGDALTSDDHLDDTWVTVFGFPQASASYILLQFAQYGNILKHVMSNTGNWMHIHYQSKLQARKALSKDGRIFGESIMIGVKPCIDKNVMESTDRCTVSSPSSAFTPPMKTLGTPVQLSSAQRIATMRPLATAYKASTSDYQVVSDRQTPRKDESIVSKALEYMFGW, from the exons GTACTGAGCCAATGACACTGGGTTCCCCTACCTCTCCCAAGCCTGGTGCTGGTGCTCAATTTCTGCCTGGATTTTTGATGGGAGATTTACCAACTCCTGTGACACCACAGCCTCGATCCTTCAGCGGCCCTTCCGTTGGTGTGATGGAAGTGAGGTCACCATTGCATGCTG GTGGATCTCCCCCACAGCCAGTAGTTCCAACACACAAAGATAAAGGTGGTGCTCCACCAGTTAGAAGTATATACGATGAAGTAGCCAGCCCAGGTCTTGGATCAACACCCCTGACTTCAAGAAGGCCC GTCAGCTTTTCGGTGACGCAGAGTCCACTTGTTGGATCTATGCCAGTGACTCCTGGAACAG GTGCATCTTACTGCAATTTGACAGGTGCCAGTGTGTTCAGTCCAGCGACTCTTGCACAACCCAGGAAGAGCACAATGTCACCAGCTCAACTAGATCCATTCTATACTCAAGGAGATGCCCTAACATCCGATGATCatctagatgacacttgggtaaCAGTGTTTGG GTTTCCTCAAGCATCTGCTTCGTACATCCTACTACAGTTTGCACAGTAtggaaacattttaaagcatGTT ATGTCTAACACAGGGAACTGGATGCATATTCACTATCAGTCAAAATTGCAAGCCCGGAAAGCCTTGAGCAAAGACGGAAGAATTTTTGGTGAATCCATCATGATTGGAGTGAAGCCTTGTATAGATAAA AATGTGATGGAAAGCACAGACAGATGCACTGTATCGTCCCCATCTTCAGCCTTTACGCCACCAATGAAAACACTGGGCACACCAGTGCAGCTTTCAAGCGCTCAAAGAATCGCTACTATGAGACCTCTTGCTACAGCTTATAAAGCATCAACCAGTGACTACCAG gTGGTTTCTGACAGACAGACTCCAAGGAAAGATGAAAGCATTGTCTCCAAAGCTCTGGAATACATGTTTGGCTGGTAG
- the NUP35 gene encoding nucleoporin NUP35 isoform X1 produces MKPQDVFMRVQTTTSAPGREVTLTFRPVGSGTEPMTLGSPTSPKPGAGAQFLPGFLMGDLPTPVTPQPRSFSGPSVGVMEVRSPLHAGGSPPQPVVPTHKDKGGAPPVRSIYDEVASPGLGSTPLTSRRPVSFSVTQSPLVGSMPVTPGTGASYCNLTGASVFSPATLAQPRKSTMSPAQLDPFYTQGDALTSDDHLDDTWVTVFGFPQASASYILLQFAQYGNILKHVMSNTGNWMHIHYQSKLQARKALSKDGRIFGESIMIGVKPCIDKNVMESTDRCTVSSPSSAFTPPMKTLGTPVQLSSAQRIATMRPLATAYKASTSDYQVVSDRQTPRKDESIVSKALEYMFGW; encoded by the exons GTACTGAGCCAATGACACTGGGTTCCCCTACCTCTCCCAAGCCTGGTGCTGGTGCTCAATTTCTGCCTGGATTTTTGATGGGAGATTTACCAACTCCTGTGACACCACAGCCTCGATCCTTCAGCGGCCCTTCCGTTGGTGTGATGGAAGTGAGGTCACCATTGCATGCTG GTGGATCTCCCCCACAGCCAGTAGTTCCAACACACAAAGATAAAGGTGGTGCTCCACCAGTTAGAAGTATATACGATGAAGTAGCCAGCCCAGGTCTTGGATCAACACCCCTGACTTCAAGAAGGCCC GTCAGCTTTTCGGTGACGCAGAGTCCACTTGTTGGATCTATGCCAGTGACTCCTGGAACAG GTGCATCTTACTGCAATTTGACAGGTGCCAGTGTGTTCAGTCCAGCGACTCTTGCACAACCCAGGAAGAGCACAATGTCACCAGCTCAACTAGATCCATTCTATACTCAAGGAGATGCCCTAACATCCGATGATCatctagatgacacttgggtaaCAGTGTTTGG GTTTCCTCAAGCATCTGCTTCGTACATCCTACTACAGTTTGCACAGTAtggaaacattttaaagcatGTT ATGTCTAACACAGGGAACTGGATGCATATTCACTATCAGTCAAAATTGCAAGCCCGGAAAGCCTTGAGCAAAGACGGAAGAATTTTTGGTGAATCCATCATGATTGGAGTGAAGCCTTGTATAGATAAA AATGTGATGGAAAGCACAGACAGATGCACTGTATCGTCCCCATCTTCAGCCTTTACGCCACCAATGAAAACACTGGGCACACCAGTGCAGCTTTCAAGCGCTCAAAGAATCGCTACTATGAGACCTCTTGCTACAGCTTATAAAGCATCAACCAGTGACTACCAG gTGGTTTCTGACAGACAGACTCCAAGGAAAGATGAAAGCATTGTCTCCAAAGCTCTGGAATACATGTTTGGCTGGTAG
- the NUP35 gene encoding nucleoporin NUP35 isoform X4 yields the protein MLVSFSVTQSPLVGSMPVTPGTGASVFSPATLAQPRKSTMSPAQLDPFYTQGDALTSDDHLDDTWVTVFGFPQASASYILLQFAQYGNILKHVMSNTGNWMHIHYQSKLQARKALSKDGRIFGESIMIGVKPCIDKNVMESTDRCTVSSPSSAFTPPMKTLGTPVQLSSAQRIATMRPLATAYKASTSDYQVVSDRQTPRKDESIVSKALEYMFGW from the exons ATGCTG GTCAGCTTTTCGGTGACGCAGAGTCCACTTGTTGGATCTATGCCAGTGACTCCTGGAACAG GTGCCAGTGTGTTCAGTCCAGCGACTCTTGCACAACCCAGGAAGAGCACAATGTCACCAGCTCAACTAGATCCATTCTATACTCAAGGAGATGCCCTAACATCCGATGATCatctagatgacacttgggtaaCAGTGTTTGG GTTTCCTCAAGCATCTGCTTCGTACATCCTACTACAGTTTGCACAGTAtggaaacattttaaagcatGTT ATGTCTAACACAGGGAACTGGATGCATATTCACTATCAGTCAAAATTGCAAGCCCGGAAAGCCTTGAGCAAAGACGGAAGAATTTTTGGTGAATCCATCATGATTGGAGTGAAGCCTTGTATAGATAAA AATGTGATGGAAAGCACAGACAGATGCACTGTATCGTCCCCATCTTCAGCCTTTACGCCACCAATGAAAACACTGGGCACACCAGTGCAGCTTTCAAGCGCTCAAAGAATCGCTACTATGAGACCTCTTGCTACAGCTTATAAAGCATCAACCAGTGACTACCAG gTGGTTTCTGACAGACAGACTCCAAGGAAAGATGAAAGCATTGTCTCCAAAGCTCTGGAATACATGTTTGGCTGGTAG